From the genome of Hymenobacter cellulosilyticus, one region includes:
- a CDS encoding phosphatase PAP2 family protein, whose translation MAAPDSGRVEAVTPAAADTTARRPRRSDYVMPSGTVYHYERPKPFRFLLNIPRDVVAYPKFAFQKKNLPMIGGVVASTVLLYAFDQQILDGAKQLGRHLNLSSASTQTTLFDVPVRYGNGKQLDLEFNYPSNLNSAMYFLGDGWTHLSIAGSFWAYGLIGRDNRASQTASQLMEATYTNGLVVQVLKHLTGRESPYTTTYPRGKIRLFPNQKIYSQHVPNYDAYPSGHLSTAMATVTVIAENYPEYRFIRPVGYSLMGLLSYAMLNNGVHWASDYPLALALGYGFGKIAVMHGRQEVKRDQETGLLLPRPWYKQVRLSPPAGPAATV comes from the coding sequence CCGCAGCGACTATGTAATGCCCTCGGGCACGGTGTATCATTATGAGCGGCCCAAGCCGTTCCGGTTTCTGCTAAATATTCCGCGGGACGTGGTGGCCTACCCCAAGTTTGCCTTCCAGAAAAAAAACCTGCCCATGATTGGGGGCGTGGTGGCCAGCACGGTGCTGCTCTACGCCTTCGACCAGCAGATTCTGGACGGGGCCAAGCAGCTGGGGCGGCACCTGAATCTGTCGTCGGCCAGCACCCAGACGACCTTGTTCGACGTGCCCGTGCGCTACGGCAACGGCAAGCAGCTGGATCTGGAGTTCAACTACCCCTCGAACCTGAACAGCGCCATGTACTTCCTGGGCGACGGCTGGACCCACCTGAGCATTGCGGGCAGCTTCTGGGCTTACGGCCTGATCGGGCGCGACAACAGGGCTTCGCAAACCGCCAGCCAGCTGATGGAGGCTACTTACACCAACGGCCTGGTAGTACAGGTGCTCAAGCACCTGACGGGCCGGGAAAGTCCGTACACGACAACTTACCCGCGAGGCAAAATCCGGCTGTTTCCGAACCAGAAAATCTACAGCCAGCACGTACCCAACTACGACGCCTACCCTTCGGGCCACCTGAGCACGGCTATGGCTACGGTGACGGTTATTGCCGAAAACTACCCCGAATACCGCTTTATCCGGCCCGTTGGCTACTCTTTGATGGGCCTGCTAAGCTACGCCATGCTCAACAACGGCGTGCACTGGGCCAGCGACTATCCGCTGGCGTTGGCCCTGGGCTACGGCTTCGGCAAAATAGCCGTGATGCACGGCCGGCAGGAAGTAAAACGGGACCAGGAAACCGGCTTGCTGCTGCCCCGGCCCTGGTATAAGCAGGTTCGCCTCTCCCCACCGGCGGGGCCGGCAGCTACGGTCTGA
- a CDS encoding SDR family oxidoreductase: MTPQPEYIRPGYKSSEKLQGKVALITGGDSGIGRSIAVHFAREGADVAFTYLPEEEQDAYDTRQLVEQEGRRCLTLPGDLRDPGFCQSIVDQTVQELGRLNILVNNAAEQFVSQDVTEITDDQWLDTFQVNFFSFVRVTRAALAHMQEGDSIINTSSINAYRGNQQLVDYTSTKGAITAYTRSIAQQLAEKKIRVNAVAPGPIWTPLIPATFPAEKVASFGKDTTMKRPGQPSEVGPCYVFLASEDASYITGQALHPNGGEVLNT; this comes from the coding sequence ATGACACCCCAGCCGGAATACATCCGGCCCGGCTACAAGAGCAGTGAAAAGCTCCAGGGCAAAGTAGCCCTGATTACGGGCGGCGACAGTGGCATTGGCCGCTCAATAGCCGTGCATTTTGCCCGCGAAGGCGCCGATGTGGCCTTTACCTACCTGCCCGAAGAAGAGCAGGATGCCTACGATACCCGCCAGCTGGTGGAGCAGGAAGGCCGCCGCTGCCTTACCCTGCCCGGCGACCTGCGCGACCCGGGATTTTGCCAGTCCATTGTGGATCAGACGGTGCAGGAACTGGGCCGGCTCAACATTCTGGTCAATAACGCGGCCGAGCAGTTTGTCAGCCAGGACGTAACCGAAATTACCGACGACCAGTGGCTTGACACCTTCCAGGTAAACTTTTTCTCCTTCGTGCGCGTCACGCGGGCGGCGCTGGCGCACATGCAGGAAGGCGACTCTATTATCAATACGTCGTCCATCAACGCTTACCGCGGCAACCAGCAGCTGGTAGACTACACCTCCACTAAAGGCGCCATTACGGCCTATACCCGCTCTATTGCCCAGCAGCTGGCCGAGAAGAAAATCCGCGTGAATGCCGTGGCGCCCGGCCCTATCTGGACGCCCCTGATTCCAGCCACTTTCCCGGCGGAAAAAGTAGCTTCCTTCGGCAAAGACACCACCATGAAGCGCCCCGGCCAGCCGTCGGAAGTAGGCCCCTGCTACGTGTTCTTGGCCTCCGAAGACGCTAGCTACATTACCGGCCAAGCCCTGCACCCTAACGGGGGCGAAGTGCTTAACACGTAA
- a CDS encoding DUF5723 family protein, producing the protein MSTIRLCGLMLALLPSSVAAQQLFNSTRSNYSGLTGTSWNPASIADNRYFFQFQLASFDAHVTNTAYRYTGAWSPQTPNEDLDLDKQFLTRSPSDKAKSFSAGLNVRGPGIMLRLSPTQSVAFSTRARVALQGNSVSESLIVNAVDGFKTRGRASDNTFNLNLNAYSEYALTYGRVVLDNSLHFVKAGVTAKRYVGFGSGYLQSRQADYQIVDKTAATGDTIVRINALDAAFGYSNPDAFDNVDANQALQWLKGGGGSGGGWGMDLGFVYEYRPNMGQYRYIDKKGVDRLDYSRNKYKYRVAVSVTDIGYIRYADNATAFNNIKTKNSG; encoded by the coding sequence ATGTCTACTATCCGCCTGTGCGGGCTGATGCTGGCGCTGCTCCCGAGCAGCGTGGCGGCTCAGCAGCTGTTCAACAGCACCCGCAGCAACTACTCCGGCCTGACCGGAACCAGCTGGAATCCGGCCTCTATTGCCGATAACCGCTACTTTTTCCAGTTTCAGCTGGCCAGCTTCGATGCCCACGTCACCAACACGGCCTACCGCTACACCGGCGCCTGGAGCCCCCAGACCCCGAACGAAGACCTGGACCTGGACAAGCAGTTTCTGACCCGCAGCCCCAGCGACAAGGCCAAGTCCTTTAGTGCGGGCCTCAACGTGCGCGGCCCGGGCATCATGCTGCGTCTGAGCCCCACCCAGAGCGTGGCCTTCAGCACCCGGGCGCGGGTAGCCCTGCAGGGCAACTCCGTGTCGGAATCCTTGATTGTGAATGCCGTGGACGGCTTCAAAACCCGCGGCCGGGCCAGCGACAATACCTTCAACCTGAACCTGAACGCCTACTCCGAGTACGCCCTGACCTACGGCCGCGTGGTGCTCGACAACAGCCTGCATTTTGTGAAGGCCGGCGTGACGGCCAAGCGCTACGTGGGCTTTGGCTCGGGCTACCTGCAAAGCCGCCAGGCCGACTACCAGATTGTGGACAAGACAGCTGCCACCGGCGACACGATTGTGCGCATCAACGCCCTGGATGCCGCTTTCGGCTATTCCAACCCCGATGCCTTTGACAACGTGGATGCCAACCAAGCCCTGCAGTGGCTCAAGGGCGGCGGAGGCAGCGGCGGCGGCTGGGGCATGGACCTGGGCTTTGTGTACGAGTACCGCCCCAACATGGGCCAGTACCGCTACATCGACAAAAAAGGCGTGGACCGGCTCGACTACTCCCGCAACAAGTACAAGTACCGCGTGGCCGTATCGGTAACGGACATCGGCTACATCCGCTACGCCGATAACGCCACAGCTTTCAACAACATCAAAACCAAGAACTCGGGGTAA
- a CDS encoding DUF5723 family protein, which produces MEGIDLDNYEARLNKILRTQKQQRENQFVAGVPTTLNVDVDYHLYKWLYANAAVSQSLRGKYAVGMRSFSFASLTPRIESKWLEVATPITMANAYQTFNYGLMVRLGPLVIGSNDLSAYFASSNPYGFNGYAEISLLQLANGGKRKAKHGKSRLKDSNEIKTIN; this is translated from the coding sequence TTGGAAGGCATTGACTTGGACAACTACGAAGCGCGGCTCAACAAAATTCTGCGCACCCAGAAACAGCAGCGGGAAAATCAGTTTGTAGCCGGCGTGCCTACCACCCTGAACGTGGACGTGGACTACCACCTCTACAAGTGGCTGTACGCCAACGCCGCCGTAAGCCAGAGCCTGCGCGGCAAGTACGCCGTGGGCATGCGCAGCTTCTCCTTTGCCTCGCTCACGCCCCGCATCGAAAGCAAGTGGCTGGAAGTCGCTACGCCCATCACCATGGCCAATGCCTACCAGACCTTCAACTACGGCCTGATGGTACGGCTCGGGCCGCTGGTTATCGGCTCCAACGACTTGTCGGCGTACTTTGCCTCCAGCAACCCCTACGGCTTTAATGGCTACGCCGAAATTTCGCTGCTGCAGCTGGCCAACGGCGGCAAGCGCAAAGCCAAGCACGGCAAGTCCCGCCTCAAGGACAGCAACGAAATCAAGACCATAAACTAA
- a CDS encoding tol-pal system protein YbgF — MRQLLLILGLVFCSLQVVAQRPDSTKTPRPIRKIELENVDIAPGARDGKGWLMLDKDIQLELEGAIQNLYNFKYDKAEKQFRSLRRRYPEHPLPYLLMGLSQWWKILPTNLQTKQYDKLLLAYMDTTVRKAEVLYEADNKNYEACFFLSAAYGFDAHLNAERKNWTAATLSSRKALRYLQESKEANGLSPEFLFGQALFNYYAVWISENYPLLRPVLLLFPKGNRGLGLQQLKNVASNGFYTGVEAKYYLMRILYAEENNLTAALPTARYLANNYPDNAYFQRFYALLCYHQGDMIECERISREILDKINRGLPGYEGISGRYATYFLGSIVQNSYKDVVKAKDYFQRCIVFSELTGDTESGFYLSANLNLGRLADDEKDVKMARRYYEVVADKSEHKSPQYREAKLYLKNHKK, encoded by the coding sequence ATGCGGCAGTTACTGCTTATTCTGGGCCTGGTTTTTTGCTCGCTGCAGGTTGTTGCCCAGCGCCCTGATTCCACCAAAACGCCCCGGCCCATTCGCAAGATTGAGCTCGAAAACGTGGACATTGCCCCCGGCGCCCGCGACGGCAAAGGCTGGCTCATGCTCGACAAGGACATTCAGCTGGAGCTGGAAGGCGCCATTCAGAACCTCTACAACTTCAAGTACGACAAGGCCGAAAAGCAATTCCGCTCCCTGCGCCGCCGCTACCCCGAGCATCCCTTGCCCTACCTGCTCATGGGCCTGAGCCAGTGGTGGAAAATTCTGCCCACCAACCTGCAAACCAAGCAGTACGACAAGCTCCTGCTGGCCTACATGGACACCACCGTGCGCAAGGCCGAGGTGCTCTACGAGGCCGACAATAAAAACTACGAGGCCTGCTTTTTCCTCTCGGCCGCCTATGGCTTTGATGCCCACCTCAACGCTGAGCGCAAAAACTGGACGGCCGCCACGCTCAGCAGCCGCAAGGCCCTGCGCTACCTGCAGGAAAGCAAGGAAGCCAACGGCCTGAGCCCGGAGTTTCTGTTCGGGCAGGCCCTGTTCAACTACTACGCCGTCTGGATTTCGGAAAACTACCCGCTGCTGCGGCCCGTGCTGCTGCTGTTCCCGAAAGGCAACCGAGGTCTGGGCCTGCAGCAGCTCAAGAACGTGGCCAGCAACGGCTTCTACACCGGCGTAGAAGCCAAATACTACCTAATGCGGATTCTGTACGCGGAGGAAAACAACCTGACCGCGGCCCTGCCCACGGCCCGCTACCTGGCCAACAACTACCCTGACAATGCCTACTTCCAGCGCTTCTACGCCCTGCTCTGCTACCACCAGGGCGACATGATTGAGTGTGAGCGAATCAGCCGCGAAATCTTGGATAAAATTAACCGCGGCCTGCCCGGCTACGAAGGCATCAGTGGGCGCTACGCCACGTATTTTCTGGGCTCCATCGTGCAAAACAGCTACAAGGACGTGGTAAAGGCCAAGGACTACTTCCAGCGCTGCATCGTGTTTTCGGAACTGACTGGCGACACGGAAAGCGGCTTTTACCTCTCGGCCAACCTCAACCTGGGCCGCTTGGCCGACGATGAGAAGGACGTCAAGATGGCGCGGCGCTACTACGAGGTAGTGGCCGATAAGTCGGAGCATAAGTCACCCCAGTACCGCGAGGCTAAGCTGTACCTGAAGAACCACAAAAAGTAA
- a CDS encoding outer membrane beta-barrel family protein gives MLKEAGTLTLNVTDIFNTQQRRYEVLAGGLNSRHNDKVESRFVKLNFSYKFGKKTVKASQRRDTGIEAEKSRMDN, from the coding sequence GTGCTCAAGGAGGCCGGCACGCTTACGCTCAACGTCACGGACATATTCAACACCCAGCAGCGCCGCTACGAAGTGCTGGCCGGTGGCCTCAACTCCCGCCACAACGACAAAGTAGAAAGCCGCTTCGTGAAGCTCAACTTCAGCTACAAGTTTGGCAAGAAGACCGTGAAAGCCAGCCAGCGCCGCGACACGGGCATCGAAGCCGAAAAGTCGCGCATGGACAACTAA
- a CDS encoding sensor histidine kinase produces the protein MQQDAADRPSRFPLAFELLMWAVYVGLYKYSAYVELLPPHPRVRLYFPFPHLCAFAVVVTLYVLPYYRWLMPRLLHRRQHLLLLGLTLAYFWLGSAWSFRLTCGLFKSLAHLNGLSSWAQLPGWWSLELTVTDLIAFSCVAFVRLAFENEYRRRHLEKDHLALQLEQLKSQLQPHFLFNTLNSIYGLSLVGSPETPRFILLLSELMRYVLYDSGKDYIGLLEEVTFLENYFEMEQRKYPGASIRFETHGLPEGLQVPPLLLLPLVENSFKHGRHHFSDAALVQATLSSRPGQLHFVIENDMLPTPPPASPKRSGGIGLINIRQRLNLYYPGAHELLLTEHDGRYRAELTLTL, from the coding sequence ATGCAACAAGACGCCGCCGACCGGCCCAGCCGCTTTCCCCTCGCTTTCGAACTCCTGATGTGGGCCGTGTACGTGGGCTTGTATAAGTACTCAGCCTACGTGGAGTTGCTGCCACCCCACCCGCGGGTGCGCCTGTACTTTCCCTTTCCCCACCTGTGCGCCTTTGCCGTGGTGGTCACGCTCTACGTGCTGCCCTACTACCGCTGGTTGATGCCCCGGCTGCTCCACCGCCGCCAGCACTTGCTCCTGCTCGGCCTCACGCTGGCGTACTTCTGGCTGGGCTCGGCATGGAGCTTCCGGCTCACTTGCGGGCTGTTCAAGTCGCTGGCACACCTGAATGGCTTGAGCAGCTGGGCCCAGCTGCCCGGCTGGTGGAGCCTGGAGCTGACCGTTACCGATTTGATTGCCTTTAGCTGCGTGGCCTTCGTGCGGCTGGCCTTCGAGAATGAGTACCGCCGCCGCCACCTGGAAAAAGACCATCTGGCCCTGCAGCTCGAACAGCTTAAAAGTCAGCTGCAGCCCCACTTTCTGTTCAACACGCTCAACAGCATCTACGGCTTGAGCCTGGTGGGCTCACCCGAAACGCCCCGCTTCATCCTGCTCTTATCGGAGCTGATGCGCTACGTGCTCTACGACAGCGGCAAGGACTACATTGGCCTGCTTGAGGAAGTCACGTTCCTGGAAAACTACTTCGAAATGGAGCAGCGCAAATATCCCGGGGCCAGCATCCGCTTTGAAACTCACGGCCTACCCGAGGGCTTGCAGGTGCCGCCGCTGCTGCTTTTGCCCCTGGTCGAAAACAGCTTCAAGCACGGCCGCCACCACTTCTCCGACGCGGCCCTGGTGCAGGCCACGCTCAGCAGCCGGCCCGGGCAGCTGCACTTTGTTATCGAGAATGATATGCTGCCGACCCCGCCCCCGGCCTCGCCCAAGCGCAGCGGCGGCATCGGCCTGATCAATATCCGCCAGCGCCTGAACCTGTATTATCCCGGCGCCCACGAGCTGCTGCTAACTGAACACGACGGCCGCTACCGCGCCGAACTAACCCTTACGCTATGA
- a CDS encoding LytR/AlgR family response regulator transcription factor yields MTNTPAPVRCLIVDDEPLAHQVLTQFIEQTPGLTLSGKCRNAMEAHDHLLQHPVDLMFLDIEMPLITGLHFLKTMKNPPKTVLTTAYREYAYEGYELDILDYLLKPFSYERFMKAISRLPAVQPVPQASSDEEKFLLVKERQGLLKVSHREIVYVEGCKDYVKIVTGSKTYLLHQTMKEMVETLGSAFLRVHRSFIVAVAHIKLLQPENVILNDGTYIPIGNSHKADLLAFFKK; encoded by the coding sequence ATGACCAATACGCCCGCCCCCGTCCGCTGCCTGATTGTGGACGACGAGCCCCTGGCCCACCAGGTACTCACCCAGTTTATTGAGCAGACGCCCGGCCTCACGCTCAGCGGCAAGTGCCGCAACGCCATGGAAGCCCACGACCACCTGCTCCAGCACCCCGTCGACCTGATGTTTCTCGACATCGAAATGCCGCTGATTACGGGCCTGCACTTCCTCAAAACGATGAAGAATCCGCCCAAAACGGTATTGACCACGGCCTACCGCGAGTATGCCTACGAGGGCTACGAGCTGGACATTCTCGACTACCTGCTCAAGCCCTTCAGCTACGAGCGGTTTATGAAGGCTATTTCCCGCCTGCCCGCCGTGCAGCCCGTGCCCCAGGCCAGCTCCGACGAGGAGAAGTTCTTACTAGTAAAAGAGCGGCAGGGCTTGCTCAAAGTCAGTCACCGCGAAATCGTGTACGTGGAGGGCTGCAAGGACTACGTCAAGATCGTGACGGGCAGCAAAACCTACCTCCTGCACCAGACCATGAAGGAAATGGTCGAAACTCTGGGCTCGGCGTTTCTGCGGGTGCACCGCTCCTTTATCGTGGCCGTGGCCCACATTAAGCTGCTGCAGCCCGAAAACGTGATTCTCAACGACGGCACCTACATTCCCATCGGCAACTCCCACAAAGCCGACTTGCTGGCTTTTTTCAAGAAGTAA
- a CDS encoding alpha/beta hydrolase family protein, which produces MKLRGLILLLLSLGSHHLRAQQLPRRVFVGIDLQGITDSIQQRYQLPNKNGILVRGVRPQSSAQAAGLLPNDVILKMGSTEVGANVGEFVGQLRQYKVGDKAPFVVLRNGRKIRKTVTFKAFPKDSSPFYEVQYASVTAGANQLRSIITRPTGAAQAKVPMVLFIQGVGCFSVDNPLNRADVTNRIIDSLSRHGYATMRVDKTGMGDSKGTPCAESDLLSEAAGYKAGLAAIRQLPFVDQQNVFITGFSIGGVMAPLVAQGENLKGVVVFGTVSRTFIEYLLENKRNQSQLQGLPADSINSLLRTYSAALHLLLTDKQTPAQVLAKYPAARRVLTFPQHYTYMQQWQDLNLPAYWQQLNAPVLVLRGASDYISYSIDHQLIADVVNRAHPGNASFVLLPDTDHHFNRAHDMAEAMRMDEQANPEKNFEFMRVILNWLDGKQKA; this is translated from the coding sequence ATGAAACTCCGCGGGCTTATCCTGTTGCTTCTTTCTCTTGGCTCTCACCATCTGCGGGCCCAGCAGCTGCCCCGCCGCGTGTTCGTCGGCATCGACCTGCAGGGCATCACCGACAGTATTCAGCAGCGCTACCAGCTGCCCAACAAGAATGGCATCCTGGTACGGGGCGTGCGGCCTCAGTCCTCAGCCCAGGCGGCCGGCCTGCTGCCCAACGACGTGATTCTGAAAATGGGCAGCACCGAGGTTGGGGCTAACGTGGGCGAGTTTGTCGGGCAGCTCAGGCAGTACAAAGTCGGCGACAAAGCCCCGTTCGTGGTGCTGCGCAACGGCCGCAAAATCCGCAAGACGGTTACGTTCAAAGCCTTTCCCAAGGACAGCAGCCCGTTTTACGAGGTGCAGTATGCCAGCGTCACGGCCGGGGCCAACCAGCTGCGCAGCATCATCACCCGGCCCACTGGCGCGGCTCAAGCCAAGGTGCCGATGGTGCTTTTTATTCAGGGTGTGGGCTGCTTTTCGGTAGACAACCCGCTCAACCGCGCCGACGTCACCAACCGCATCATCGACTCCCTTTCCCGCCACGGCTACGCTACTATGCGCGTCGATAAAACCGGCATGGGGGACAGCAAAGGCACGCCCTGCGCCGAATCGGACCTGCTCAGTGAGGCAGCCGGCTACAAGGCGGGACTGGCCGCCATCCGGCAGCTGCCCTTTGTGGATCAGCAGAATGTGTTTATTACCGGCTTCAGCATTGGTGGGGTAATGGCGCCGCTCGTGGCCCAGGGTGAAAATCTGAAGGGCGTGGTGGTATTCGGCACCGTAAGCCGCACGTTCATCGAGTACCTGCTGGAAAACAAGCGCAACCAGAGCCAGCTCCAGGGCCTGCCCGCCGACTCCATCAACAGCCTGCTGCGCACCTACAGCGCGGCCCTGCACCTACTGCTCACCGACAAGCAGACGCCCGCCCAGGTCTTGGCCAAATACCCGGCGGCCCGGCGCGTGCTTACGTTTCCGCAGCACTACACTTACATGCAGCAGTGGCAAGACCTGAACCTACCCGCCTACTGGCAGCAGCTCAACGCCCCGGTGCTGGTTTTGCGCGGCGCCTCCGACTACATTTCCTACTCCATCGACCACCAGCTGATTGCCGACGTGGTAAACCGCGCCCACCCGGGCAACGCCTCCTTCGTGCTGCTACCCGACACGGACCACCACTTCAACCGCGCCCACGACATGGCCGAAGCCATGCGCATGGACGAGCAAGCCAACCCGGAGAAGAACTTCGAGTTCATGCGCGTTATCCTCAACTGGCTCGACGGAAAGCAGAAAGCCTGA
- a CDS encoding T-complex 10 C-terminal domain-containing protein, producing the protein MKNTLLLLSCVAALSLCTSCNPDKAAAVDAAQTPSADTAVVVNNDVLYQEDGNRVADMVTTDLGITDTAQVRQVRRVYYTRAQRMGELKSRYISDTTGQYVAMRQLDTDTDNEIKTVFNDDNRYNTYQSNRPRYYGYDDAGTVTTSTETTTTTETAARPARRTPRGSRIVEYDRDKNGETKIKYANGKTVKIDADGDTKVEYPNGTKVKRDSDDGKVKIK; encoded by the coding sequence ATGAAAAATACTCTGCTTCTGCTTTCCTGCGTGGCTGCCCTTTCCCTGTGCACCTCCTGCAACCCCGATAAAGCCGCCGCCGTGGATGCGGCCCAAACGCCCTCGGCCGATACAGCCGTGGTCGTAAACAACGACGTGCTCTACCAGGAAGACGGCAACCGGGTGGCCGACATGGTCACCACCGATCTGGGCATTACCGATACGGCCCAGGTGCGGCAGGTGCGCCGCGTGTATTACACCCGCGCCCAGCGTATGGGCGAGCTGAAGTCGCGCTACATCAGCGACACGACCGGGCAGTACGTGGCCATGCGCCAGCTTGATACCGACACGGACAACGAAATCAAGACCGTGTTCAACGATGACAACCGCTACAATACCTACCAGAGCAACCGCCCGCGCTACTACGGCTACGATGATGCCGGCACGGTAACGACGTCCACCGAAACCACCACGACCACCGAAACCGCCGCCCGCCCGGCCCGGCGCACTCCGCGCGGCTCACGCATAGTGGAATACGACCGGGACAAGAACGGGGAAACCAAGATTAAGTACGCCAACGGCAAAACCGTGAAAATCGACGCCGACGGCGACACCAAGGTGGAATACCCCAACGGCACCAAAGTAAAGCGCGACTCCGACGACGGAAAAGTGAAAATCAAGTAG
- a CDS encoding cold-shock protein has translation MGKSQASFGKKENEKKRLKKKNDKADRKEERQASAKKGQSLDDMMAYVDEFGNISSTPPDPNRKKQEIKVEDIRIAVAKQEDMEQDDPIRKGTVAFFNESKGYGFIKDQETQESIFVHANGLLNPIKENDKVTFEVEMGQKGPTAVGVKLAVKPAAPEAPAAPTA, from the coding sequence ATGGGGAAATCCCAAGCATCCTTTGGCAAAAAGGAAAACGAAAAAAAACGCTTAAAGAAGAAGAACGATAAGGCCGACCGCAAGGAAGAACGGCAGGCAAGCGCCAAAAAAGGCCAGAGCCTGGACGACATGATGGCCTACGTAGATGAGTTTGGCAACATCTCCTCGACGCCCCCGGACCCGAACCGCAAGAAGCAGGAAATCAAGGTCGAGGACATCCGCATTGCTGTGGCCAAGCAGGAAGATATGGAGCAGGACGACCCAATTCGCAAGGGCACGGTGGCTTTCTTCAACGAGTCCAAGGGCTACGGTTTCATCAAGGACCAGGAAACCCAGGAAAGCATCTTTGTGCACGCCAATGGCCTGCTCAACCCCATCAAGGAAAACGACAAGGTAACGTTCGAGGTCGAAATGGGCCAGAAAGGACCTACGGCCGTGGGCGTAAAGCTGGCCGTGAAGCCCGCTGCTCCCGAGGCACCTGCCGCTCCTACCGCCTAA
- the rlmF gene encoding 23S rRNA (adenine(1618)-N(6))-methyltransferase RlmF has protein sequence MSQPPTNPPAEKDGLHPRNRHRGRYDFAALQRATPELAQFVAPNPFGDESLDFANPEAVKTLNKALLRQFYHVPHWDIPAGYLAPPIPGRADYVHYLADLLAKTNGGEVPTGKRVRVLDVGVGANCIYPIIGHREYGWRFVGSDVDPVAIRVAKQIVASNPGLSGAIDCRLQPRASDIFSGIVKANELFDLTMCNPPFHASAAEAEAANRRKTQNLGTKPVPNFGGQSNELWYEGGEATFTWRMAEESALQRHNCLWFSTLISKKETLPGLYKTLEKRGAVEVRTIGMSQGQKVSRIVAWTFLNPEQQQQWRQRRWQAGPAPVPTVPESGHVK, from the coding sequence ATGTCCCAACCGCCCACCAACCCGCCCGCCGAAAAAGACGGCCTGCACCCGCGCAACCGCCACCGGGGCCGCTACGACTTTGCCGCCCTGCAGCGCGCCACGCCCGAGCTAGCGCAGTTTGTGGCTCCCAATCCGTTCGGCGACGAGTCCTTGGACTTTGCCAACCCCGAGGCCGTCAAGACGCTCAATAAGGCGTTGCTGCGGCAGTTTTACCACGTGCCGCACTGGGATATTCCGGCTGGCTACCTGGCCCCGCCCATTCCAGGGCGGGCCGATTATGTGCACTACTTGGCCGACCTGCTGGCCAAAACCAACGGCGGCGAGGTACCCACCGGCAAGCGCGTGCGGGTGCTCGACGTGGGCGTAGGTGCCAACTGCATCTACCCCATTATCGGGCACCGGGAGTACGGCTGGCGCTTCGTGGGCTCCGACGTCGACCCGGTAGCTATTCGGGTAGCCAAGCAGATTGTGGCCAGCAACCCCGGCCTTTCTGGCGCCATCGACTGCCGCCTGCAGCCCCGGGCTTCCGACATTTTCAGCGGCATCGTGAAGGCCAACGAGCTGTTCGACCTGACCATGTGCAACCCGCCCTTTCATGCCTCTGCGGCCGAGGCCGAGGCAGCCAACCGGCGCAAAACCCAAAACCTGGGCACCAAGCCAGTTCCGAACTTTGGGGGGCAGTCGAACGAACTGTGGTACGAGGGCGGCGAGGCCACTTTCACCTGGCGCATGGCCGAGGAAAGCGCCCTGCAGCGCCACAACTGCCTGTGGTTTTCGACCCTGATTTCGAAGAAGGAAACCCTGCCGGGCCTCTACAAAACCCTGGAGAAACGCGGGGCCGTTGAGGTGCGCACCATCGGCATGAGCCAGGGCCAGAAAGTGAGCCGCATCGTGGCTTGGACCTTCCTGAACCCAGAGCAACAGCAGCAGTGGCGGCAGCGGCGCTGGCAGGCAGGTCCGGCGCCAGTACCAACTGTACCCGAAAGCGGGCATGTTAAATAA
- a CDS encoding DUF805 domain-containing protein, protein MEYFLQALRKYAVFTGRARRKEYWMFVLFQVLIGIAAAIVDGILGTGFEYGSGMVSALVTLGLFLPGLALGVRRLHDVNKSGWFWLIVFIPLVGAIWLLVLACTEGTQGPNQYGPDPKGSAVAV, encoded by the coding sequence ATGGAATACTTCTTACAAGCTCTGCGAAAATACGCCGTTTTCACAGGCCGCGCCCGGCGCAAGGAATACTGGATGTTCGTCCTGTTCCAAGTCTTAATTGGTATTGCTGCTGCCATTGTGGATGGCATACTGGGCACTGGTTTCGAGTACGGCAGCGGCATGGTTTCGGCGCTGGTTACTCTGGGCCTATTTCTGCCCGGCCTAGCCCTGGGCGTGCGGCGCCTGCACGACGTCAACAAAAGCGGCTGGTTTTGGCTGATCGTGTTCATCCCACTTGTGGGCGCGATTTGGCTGCTGGTGCTGGCCTGCACCGAGGGCACCCAGGGGCCCAACCAGTACGGCCCCGACCCCAAAGGCAGCGCCGTGGCTGTCTAG